The genomic window TAAATggtgatgaagtccttgatattcaacagcagcgaaatggtccttagagttccaggatggaatgagcgtccttggagatcatccaaggtccaaaagacttgccgacgtcaccactaatgatatatgtGCTGGTACAGTAGCATCGGTAttgaataaagaaccaaacaagaatgatgagatagccacaaaatatgacaactctgattaaagtgttttcaacattaatccattaacattggaGTCTTCCAGGGTACCTTCAAAgtggggtcccagaatcttaagttaatgcacaaaattgataccagttgacataatcaggtccACGCCTTCTAtatacttagaatgaggaccgagacGAATTGCAGCTATATTAGGTTAAAGGTGATGCAACATatattaatcactggaattatgagtccattcagtgcacgcacctggatctcccacccctaagaagatcatcactctgTCACTAAAGTGGAATGTCTTCATCACCGTTTTCTGTaattcagggagagtcttgatgacagtttatttgccaaatgaaagtacaatcataggcatatctcatacaattttgatagcaaaattgaggcaagccatcaagtgTAAAATGTTGGTGGCAGGAATGAGACTGTTCTGGGATTGTGTCCTGAAccctattctcagtttgtcaaggTGCCATACAcaacagaggggtcagttaactaaagcAACCAAATTGTGGTCCAGGCActgcctccagttagtgaaatatatttgctagagtTCAGTtgtgttgaactcgacagatatatatttggtgggtggtctcatataacacttgtgagggctgtcatatttgtcgttgCTTCAATCATgtcttatgttatgttatttatttatttactagcgGGTCcctgctagatgagtaaatgggagcgttcactaaaacaggaggaataactgaacaggtagaatcattgaagaggtaaattttatttatctgaacctgcccctccttgggcctacatttCCATtatagcttctttctttctttttagtttcttcttcaTGGGCcaatttgttccatttaaaaaaaattttgctgctaagcttgtgattttccgtttccatgttgttgtttttttatttatttaatcccgttccgttattttctaaatctgccCTTTCTTACATATAGCTTTTAGCATCTTTTGTATTTGCTGCATATAgattgtgatttcccgtttctatttaatttaattctgttctcagtttaatagctttttttatttatatttcctgattttattttagctttttttctttTGCATTTCCCGATTagattctttctttccttctttagcctattttattcccgttttcattttcttactgtgaccaACTATAACCCACGTATCCGTACCTTTTTGTTGCACACATCCTCAttttgcattccgaatacgaagaatgtccttctgatatcaaataattttgattttttgaaattcgcaatgtacatgtaatacacattttatggcaaatgattaaaaattgatattttttatatttttatatttaacagtactcgaaagtaaactttataaatctgatgatttatacttaaagtgtatgtaggtgggatgaaaagccgacgataaattgaaaatgttgacctttcgtattgaagatatggatctgccccacccccaaaacacccaaaaaaaattaggtcctttttgggaaaaaatccatatcttcaatatgaaaggtcaaaattttcaattgatcgtcggcttttcctcccagctacatacactttaagaatatatgtcattagatttataaaatttaccgaggactgttatatatcaaaatgtgaaaatatcaaattttaataatttgtcataaaatttgtatatatcctaatttcaaaaaataaaaattatttgatatcagaaagacattcttcgtattcagaatgcaattcgatatgtctgttgtactctcatgacccacaaaaaatactgtcgaaacgctcattccagatcccttgatGTTGACATTAGCATTAGTAACATTTTCAACTGAAATAGAAACCAAGTGTTTATATGTGACCCGCTgtgacaaaacctggaacaagtcgcatttttgaaatttcttgatttgaataaaaatgtaagcactagacaattagctttaaaatgataccaaaatgatAATTATAAGTAGcaatcaatacttttcaagatatggataattttataaatgataccttgatgtttctgcaaaatatttttgctattctgaataatgggccaattagtttgcctaacacaggattgaatagggattatcatagtttaactgttattgattaaataaacctctttttaataagtactttcaaggatttgaaagtccacttaggtctcacagtcaaataccatgaaataataattccaaaatttgatttctttatgggaatgtcatctttacagGCCtacaactcaaaaacatgtctggcgacttgttccaggttttgatggagctggtcacatatgggTTAAATACCACAAACTGGGCAGTGCTTAGGAAAAAAAGGTATATTCTTGCATAGCATCTGAAAAAGGTGCAAAAAGaatcactgaaaaataccaagcaacaaaatataaatagccaaaatgtgcaaaatgaCATGTTTTCTATCAGTATTCTAGTTTTGAAAAGGTCCCCAAAATCCATCCACTGGATATCAACCCTATCGGGATGTTCTTCTCAAGTCCCAAAAGGGGAGGGCACACTGTAAATGTGTAGTCTTTAGGCCTACATTTCAGCGGTTTAAAATAAGAAAAGTCTCTGATTATAATAATGTTGAAATTGTGGTCATTTGGGGATTCAACTTTTGATGTCTTTTTGCTgtgataattgaatacctgagtggaagaagggcccaactccatcaaaactgtttttgagatattaagaaaaaacttaatatttagaAAAGTTTtacagacagaatgttttcatcttcaggggacctttaatacatgaacatacaatattacatacattcaaaattatgtacgtttccatggcagcggtacaggtcttatctgagatggagttgggcccttcttccactaatatactgcaagtgccagttccgtaagcagatgtgttataaatagctacagaaatttggtaattatccattaattgcgcaagtagaagcatgtaatatgtttttaaaaaaattattgtagTGAAGAGCAGatttcctctttaacccaatatttgtggaagaagggcccaactccatggagttccatgaaaaccatgattaaatgtatgtggaagactatttagtgagtgaattttggctcatttttcacacacaaggaagaacagtctgctggcaataaaatggtgggtctaactcatttttgtaacaaattggagttgggcccttcttccactcaggtattcaattctatgAATGAGAAAATCATGCTTGAAATGGTACAGAATTATAGAGAATTTAGAGTGGTATTTAACCAGTCACATGGTTAAATATTTCCTTATAATCTTTTCCTGTGAACTTTTAATAAGAGCATATTATTGTAAGCTTGCATTTAAGCATTATTTACTGTGTTCAAACCCACTGGTCTCCGATTGGCTGCCAAGGCGATCTGCTgacaagtggaaatttatgaatgaagttTACACCATTTGCATTGTTAGCTCCGAATTGGCAACATCACCGCAGAACGGGCTTATCAAACGTTTACAGCAAAAGGTTTACAGTAGTACTATTTACACACTACTCTGGGCAGCCTGCATATAAGCAGAGCAAAACATTGCAATGACCGTCaagaaacatacatgtacaaaacagaTCAGTCAGTCAATTTTCATTAGTTTATTATGTACACATCATTTACAAGGCATTCTAATGATTTCAgtgatttttacatttttgtagatTCCACTTTAAATATTAAGTACACTCATTTTGGTGCATTCCACCAGGGACATTAACTTTATATATCTGACATGACACTTTATGCAGTACAAAGATAAATAGTATTATGTACACATAATTTATACGGCATTCTAATGATTTCAGTGATTTTTACTACATTCCACTTAAAATCTACACTCAGTTTAATATATTCCATAATAACTTTATCTTCTTTGACATAACACTTTGACATAACAAAGATAAACAGCATTCCCTATCATCAGTAAGACTACACTTCAGTGTAAAATTTGCAACTACAGGTTAGAAAATCAGTTCTCCTCTATCAAAGGAAACTTTTGAAAATGAATCCCCTGGTCTGACATGGTGTATAAGTAATACATTGTCATAATTTTGTTACATACTGCTtcaaattttaagcataggcttgcAAAAGAAAACTTGACACTGCAAGCTTTTATCAAATTTTGTGAGATTCCATTGTCAAAATTCTCCCGAAAATGATTTGTTTGAATCTGAAGAGATTCCCACAGATTTTTTTAATGGGGGAGCATCTACAGATTCTTGTGCAATACTGTTGTCAGGTGAAATGAAATTCTACCTAAGTACTACGAGAATCCATCAATTGGGATTCCTGCAAAACAATTTTACTAAATATAATGTTCATGAGAATATACTCGCAAATTTAGTCAAAAGAATGGATTTTCACTGAATTGCTCACCCTGAACACAAATACAATACCTGATCTCCCATTTTGCGTTAATGTTACAGAAACAATCATAAATCTCACTTGgctagtgtgtctcatctcaagttgagagaaaCATCATGTTGGATGTCATAGTGGCAGTTTCAAATTGTGTGCCTTAACTTAATTCTGTGTGGGTAAACACACAGGTTCGTCCATACCCTGGGGATGTAACTGCATAAATGCACTGATGACACTCTcatttttcttgcagattaattcatttagcaaagatatcgtgcaatttgaatttcgttctggtataccagaatgaaattgcaacacattgtctatggagcagtgcaatacacatattaATCAtaaactcgcaaatgcaaaatcagaatcaactgaaattttgggaataactttttttgtggatatctactgaaaaaatgtcataaaagaggatgctaggatcacaaaatactcctttaattaattagcccaaaacaaaatatttaaacatgCTCATACTGACAGAGAAAAAAGAATCAAGCTTTGGTACCATACTTATAATAACACTATGTACATAAAGTCTACAAAAATTTACAAAACTTATTTTTAGAAGAATGTCACTTGTGTATTGGTAATTCTATCCCAGGAAAAAATTACTGATTTTTCCTACCAAAATCATACTTTGTATGTATGTTAATTTGGATTAAAGAAGTAAAATAACCCCAGGGGCCACCTCAATTTTTTCCTTAAATGTCAGACCCTTGTGCtgttgaacaaaatattttccTTTTTCACAGACCATTGGTGGAATTTTGGCCACTATCTTggattttcaaagaaaaaattggaAGTGGCTCTTGGGCTTATTTTACTTCCTTCATCCAAAGTAACATGCTTGCCAAGTATGGTTTTGGAAGGAAAACATAGTTTTTTTTCCCTGGGATAGACCTACCAATAATGCCCTCCTTGAAGTCATCTTACAAAAAGGCTTACATGCATTTTCAATTGCGGATCCTTGTATTTACACAGGGATGAAATCAAGTCATTTTTAaatagtgatttaaaaaaaaaagattacccCCTTCCTGTATAACTTTGGAGGCGATATGAGATCTCATGGTCCTGAGATCCTGGgtgttatgataaggataatgaactgaggccaatgcattcgtcaagataataaGCGCCGTGgatttattgcatttagctcatgagccgataggctcaagagctaaatgcaataactccatggcaagtgcaattatcttgacgaatgcatttactgcaatacattatccgtcatacactttgagtgtaggcctattaaaacaataggcaatattaattgctgcattcattatattagttttaatattagggaaatatcttacatttaaaaacaccgtcaggacattgaccagctacgtagcatttaactggtaaagaaaatcaatccctgtataagtttgctatcaatggtatcgattaagccatcgtcatactttagtaacttattcacgcatggtttgtaaccaattgactttatgttgtgatcatttagagcactgaaccagttcaacgatcgatttagatgtccgactagtactacggtgaatatcaactggactttatagctctataatttgaactttaaaatctacttatattaaaacacacgacattgggatttaacaatttgttcagtattatcataggccttcaaacacatgtgtttgaaggcctatggtattataaagcatgatcatgatattatgcgctagtgtgtgtttcccgggcccggctatgttattttagatataggcctacacgtatttcatttgtaaaatgctgaatattttgcaatggtgtcatcttgtataattatgatccacctgtttttggcccttttaattaatagaagctcgattattctcatttgatgtttgatttatttgaggtcagactgccctaccccaaccctaaaccctaaccctaagctccgtagacgaggactggactcaagtctagcgagttgcaccctattcggtaattgtaccctattatagaacaccgtttgtaactataccatttaacaccacagaatgtatattcgtacttttttgatggtatgtatatcgaacagacaattgtATAGttgtgtgacctctgtgtcgaaagcgtcacctaactctactatatggttatgtgaaagtagtatttctagtatttgagcgtgcaagtattatctagaatctattgtttagcgtgcaggttttagataatgcattgtttagcgtgcaggtttatataatttgggctgtgaagggtagttcgcgaaaataatgcacgggagaagaatacataacgatgaatagaaacgggcactagaagtgtattcaCACTTACTACTGCACTTCAGCAACCTCTCTATCAATAACATACATCTTTTTTCATCATGAAACAAATCTTCAGAACTATAAAATTACTAAAGTTTAAATTATTTAGTtatctctgggttgataggatgaacacatATTACATAGATTtcatggatttcaagtggaatagcccattgattagAGAGTTGTTCTAATAATACAAAGTTAACTGGTTTGAATTTGGCCAAATGCACTGGATTTTTTCAGTCAATGTGACTGTGTAGACATTCAGGAGAATGTCACTTATGTAATGTAAGTCCTTTTCATCtcattttttgtttgtgtgtatgtAGTGCTGCAACTTTATTGCAAACTAAATCTGACTGGTGAACCCAAGTCAACTAATTCAGGTTCTGGTTTCTCATATTTACCAAGACAGATCACATCTGGACTTTGCATAGCTTCTGGTATTTTATGCTTTAATTCTTTCTTCATGGGTGTTACTACATGTAGCACTGTAGGATCATCAAGCTGATGAGTCTCTGGACTTCTCATAGCTTCTAGTATTTCACGCTTTAATTCTTTCTTCATGGGTGTTACTAGCACTCTAGGATTACCAAGCTGACGAGTCTCCACACCGACTCCACTTCTTTGTTTTTCAAGTTGTTTGCTGCAATTGTTTCGTGTACTTGAGCGTAAGACTTTAGGCGATAACGCTCTGGGTGTTGATAAGACAAATTGTTGTCCTTTCTGTTTATTAGTTTGGTTTTTATGCTTTCTTTCTCTGTTGAGAAAACTCATAGCGTCCTTGAAGGACCTCGGGTATGCTTCGATGATCCAATCGATGACATACAGTTTTTGTTCCAGAATGGACAAATCTCCACGCACCTTCTGTAAAGAATTACATAAACACCAAGAAAAAGGGCAACAATTATTATCCTACAAAAATCCCTCACATTCACAATACCTTGCCTGAATTACAACATTTTTTGTCAGAACATTTTGTTCTGTAGGCCGATCTCAATAATGGAgctagttttggtctcattttattgataATTTATCTAGCTAAAAATGAGGAAAATGATATCCTAacactattaatttttttaagatACTGCAATTCAAGTGATGCAGTATAGGGGTGCATATGGAGCAGGTATACATGTGTTGAAGACGTATATGTATGGAATAGTGATATTTGGTGTCTCtcaagtttattttctttaacTGTATCCTAATCTTCATTAGATACAGTGCATCCCACAAAAATGTGTATTGCTGCACCTTGAATATTGACATTACATGGCGAGGCAAACAAAGTGTTTATGAACCCCAGCAAGGTATTAGGATGGATTTACAAATACGTACATATTTTGTTGGtatttatgtcaagtttaaaGTTTTCTGTTGCAACTGTACTCTGTATATGCATTGAAATGTTCATAATTTCCCTAATTCTGTATAACTTTACATCGTTAAAGGAAATTTGAATTAGATTTAGTTCTGGCAATTTCTAATTGATCTGGATGGCCTCCTGTACCAAACaggggtactctctatcatccttggctaacACTTTTGTGTATTCCCAGTCAATGTTGTGGTAAGATTGAGATTCTGTTTTCAATGTTGTGGTGAGATCCAGATCAAAAAGAAATCCGCCAGAGCTAAATcacgatcaaggactggaattgccaaccatATACAACGCTCTCATTCGACAAAAAGTTACCAATGGCCAACAAAAGGGCacgtccatcacaacatcttaggacttctcctgatgaggatgtgtgtcacacatcgaaaattcaaggatagtgaatttttgtgctgaaaatcagttaaaacttttggaaattgtttattaccagcacATATGAACTTACACTCGAGTATGATATTTGTGGCACCCATTataaaagtttcaaaattgcttattgCCTTTATGATGATAATTATTGTTTTGCAGGTTTCTGACAAACCCAAGCAGATTTACACTCATTTTTGTGTTAACACTGAAAACATGTTATATGTTTTCAATGCCATGCTTTAAGATGCTGAGAACCaggacttattttaaaataaaatcccTATTTGGACTAGCTTGACATAAACATCTTACAACAAGCGGTGTCAAGAATCAAAATAGTACAAGAACTAATTTGGGAACCATACtcgagcgtgggactatactcggacaaaTCACGGTACTTAAAAGTTATAACCACACAAACTACACTCAACAATATTATGTCCACcattaaaaaaagtttttaaacacACAAACTACACTCAACAATATTATGACCACCAAAAAAGTAGCATTTTGCAATTCATACTTTTGTTCTTCTGAATCGTCCCTCTTCTGATTTTCTTTTCTTCTGCAATTCGATTTCTTCTTTGAGTTGAATCAAACGCATCTTAACCTCTTCTTTCTCAAGCTGTTTGGTAGTTGGCATGGTTGTTAACCTGCAAAAACAATGGCCAAATATAATTGTTACTTAGGTGACAAAAAAAAGaacaccctgttctatgggcccaaCGACCctgaattttgcattttggagacattttttcctgaaattttgctaaaatcctgTATTTAAAATAAGCTctgttttggggctaaaatttattgattttggctgaaatttttcagaaaacatgtttgcaaaaaatcttcAGATTTCTTTCAGATTtaggcagggttcgatttagaaaataaaatttacatgcacaactctcgattttttcctcaaaatgggctgaataacacaaaattttgcatgcacaggcacaggcaaaattctacatgcactgagagccaaagttacatgcatttgtgcatgtaaaaccctctaaatcgaaccctggatTTAGGTgacattttagggtaattttagcctccaggaaAAAAATgcctgaccgaccctacttgaaaggtccatctgCCACAGAGCAGGGTAGTTTTTTCCCTGGCCTTAGCTTGACTatatggtcatgtgtcatatggtgggacccaaaaatagtgggaggcgttacatttttctctcctcttccagatttaacttgttggtacagagctattctttgtccaattgcataaagtttgggctcattatacagcttgattattctacttttcaaatatgtttcacaatttgaaattatcatttgtttacttagtgaaaaatattaaaatgttaacgaggTTAAACCTGGAGGATAAGCGGTAGAGGATTAAGCGGTAGAGGAGTATGTGCAATCTCTATGAGAAATGTTGTGGAAACCtgata from Amphiura filiformis chromosome 5, Afil_fr2py, whole genome shotgun sequence includes these protein-coding regions:
- the LOC140151882 gene encoding uncharacterized protein; this encodes MPTTKQLEKEEVKMRLIQLKEEIELQKKRKSEEGRFRRTKKVRGDLSILEQKLYVIDWIIEAYPRSFKDAMSFLNRERKHKNQTNKQKGQQFVLSTPRALSPKVLRSSTRNNCSKQLEKQRSGVGVETRQLGNPRVLVTPMKKELKREILEAMRSPETHQLDDPTVLHVVTPMKKELKHKIPEAMQSPDVICLGKYEKPEPELVDLGSPVRFSLQ